In Micromonospora sp. WMMA1363, a genomic segment contains:
- a CDS encoding DivIVA domain-containing protein: MRNLLHLFRANTTRRSGRPPNGGWYRSQTCRSLTAGQVRDRRFRSVRRGLDPTEVHAFLHRVAGELAAARRELVMVTEENVRIKRALRSWQARFAPGARR, translated from the coding sequence ATGCGCAACCTGCTCCACCTGTTCCGCGCGAACACGACGAGGCGGTCGGGTCGGCCACCGAACGGCGGGTGGTACCGGTCTCAGACGTGCCGGTCGTTGACGGCGGGGCAGGTGCGGGACCGGCGGTTCCGGTCCGTGCGCCGGGGGCTCGACCCGACCGAGGTGCACGCGTTCCTGCACCGGGTAGCCGGCGAGTTGGCCGCCGCCCGCCGGGAACTGGTCATGGTCACCGAGGAGAACGTCCGCATCAAGCGGGCGTTGCGCAGCTGGCAGGCCCGGTTCGCGCCGGGAGCGCGGCGGTGA
- a CDS encoding helix-turn-helix transcriptional regulator produces the protein MASVEVSPQAAFARFVRRAIDTAREERGWTVTDLAAHTGVGRSTVFRWLAGDWQDYPELAKVRGFCAALDLPVAAAFRALGLPDAGPVPRRRGEDGPVEADVRMILQRLADPTVPAEEKHHIRDLLRYLARRPNRRVG, from the coding sequence ATGGCTTCGGTAGAGGTATCGCCGCAGGCGGCGTTCGCACGCTTCGTGCGGCGCGCCATCGACACCGCCCGTGAAGAGCGGGGTTGGACCGTCACCGACCTGGCGGCGCACACGGGTGTCGGCCGCTCCACCGTGTTCCGCTGGCTCGCCGGTGACTGGCAGGACTACCCCGAGCTGGCCAAGGTGCGCGGGTTCTGCGCCGCGCTCGACCTGCCGGTGGCAGCCGCGTTCCGCGCGCTCGGCCTGCCGGACGCCGGCCCCGTGCCGCGCCGGCGCGGCGAGGACGGGCCGGTCGAAGCGGATGTGCGGATGATCCTCCAGCGGCTCGCCGACCCGACCGTGCCCGCGGAGGAGAAGCACCACATCCGGGACCTGCTGCGCTACCTGGCCCGCCGGCCGAACCGCCGGGTCGGCTGA
- a CDS encoding ferritin-like fold-containing protein — protein MSAPTDPAPTDPAPTDPALVDLLGLVALGELLAFERMAADARLAPDLRRRAALGEMAAAEIRNYRRLAERLGALGVLPDDAMAVYVEPLQAYHDSTEPKDWTEAVTKAYVGDGITDDFIREIAGALAEPDRQLVREVLHESRYADFAAAEIRAAVEADPRVANRLSMWARRLVGEALSQAGRVASADRGALTALIARGERTDVPGLFRRLTAAHTARMTAVGLNN, from the coding sequence GTGTCCGCCCCGACCGATCCCGCCCCGACCGATCCCGCCCCGACCGATCCGGCGCTCGTCGACCTGCTTGGCCTGGTGGCCCTCGGCGAGCTGCTCGCCTTCGAGCGGATGGCCGCCGACGCGCGGCTCGCCCCCGACCTGCGCCGGCGGGCGGCGCTGGGCGAAATGGCCGCGGCGGAGATCCGCAACTACCGGCGGCTCGCCGAGCGGCTCGGCGCGCTCGGCGTGCTGCCCGACGACGCGATGGCGGTGTACGTGGAGCCGTTGCAGGCGTACCACGACTCGACCGAGCCGAAGGACTGGACCGAGGCGGTGACCAAGGCGTACGTCGGCGACGGCATCACCGACGATTTCATCCGGGAGATCGCCGGGGCGCTGGCCGAGCCGGACCGTCAACTCGTGCGGGAGGTCCTGCATGAGTCGCGCTACGCGGACTTCGCCGCAGCCGAGATCCGGGCCGCCGTCGAGGCCGACCCCCGGGTGGCGAACCGGTTGTCCATGTGGGCGCGCCGGCTGGTCGGCGAGGCCCTGTCGCAGGCCGGGCGGGTGGCGTCCGCCGACCGGGGCGCGCTGACCGCACTCATCGCCCGCGGGGAGCGGACCGACGTGCCGGGCCTGTTCCGCAGGTTGACCGCGGCGCACACCGCCCGGATGACGGCCGTCGGCCTGAACAACTGA
- a CDS encoding DUF817 domain-containing protein, whose product MPPPPSAGDAAFTKAERALDRRVHAWLQDAPRTGWKAWAVELAAFTAKQAWACVFGGAMLAVVLAARLWWPGDAALARNDALTLAAIAIQIVMVATRLETLRELRVVVLFHIAGTVMEIFKTEVGSWAYEDAGVLRLGQVPLFSGFMYAAVGSYLVRVYRLFDLRFERYPRQWLTAVVAAAIYVNFFGHHYVTDLRWPITAVVVVVFGRCVMHFRVFRRQLRMPLLCAFGLVAVFIWFAENISTWSHAWTYPDQAEGWHPVSASKLGAWFLLMIISVVLVAWVYPPRPTTGQGTESSGSWHPVTVLSRPDEPAPSGCSWHHRGTCPD is encoded by the coding sequence ATGCCCCCACCCCCGTCTGCCGGCGATGCGGCATTCACCAAGGCCGAACGCGCCCTCGACCGCCGGGTGCACGCGTGGCTTCAGGACGCTCCGCGTACCGGATGGAAAGCCTGGGCTGTCGAACTCGCCGCCTTCACCGCCAAACAGGCGTGGGCCTGCGTGTTCGGCGGCGCGATGCTCGCGGTGGTACTCGCGGCACGGCTGTGGTGGCCGGGCGACGCCGCGCTGGCGCGCAACGACGCGCTGACGCTCGCGGCGATCGCGATCCAAATCGTGATGGTCGCCACGCGCCTGGAAACGCTGCGGGAACTCCGCGTGGTGGTGTTGTTCCACATCGCGGGCACCGTCATGGAGATTTTCAAGACCGAGGTCGGCTCGTGGGCCTACGAAGACGCTGGTGTCCTACGGCTCGGGCAGGTGCCACTCTTCTCCGGCTTCATGTACGCCGCGGTCGGCTCCTACCTGGTACGCGTGTATCGGCTGTTCGACCTGCGCTTCGAACGCTACCCACGACAGTGGTTGACCGCCGTGGTGGCGGCGGCGATCTACGTCAACTTCTTCGGCCACCACTACGTCACCGACCTACGGTGGCCGATCACCGCCGTGGTGGTCGTGGTCTTCGGCCGATGCGTCATGCACTTCCGGGTCTTCCGGCGCCAGCTGCGGATGCCGCTGCTGTGCGCGTTCGGGCTCGTCGCTGTCTTCATCTGGTTCGCCGAGAACATCTCGACGTGGTCGCACGCGTGGACGTACCCCGATCAGGCCGAGGGCTGGCATCCGGTGTCAGCGAGCAAGCTGGGGGCGTGGTTCCTACTGATGATCATTTCGGTGGTGCTGGTGGCATGGGTGTATCCGCCGAGGCCCACCACCGGACAGGGTACGGAAAGCTCCGGTTCGTGGCATCCGGTCACGGTGCTGTCCCGTCCGGACGAACCTGCACCGTCCGGCTGTAGTTGGCACCACCGTGGCACCTGTCCGGATTGA
- a CDS encoding DUF3107 domain-containing protein: protein MEVKIGVQYAPRELVLESAQSPAEIEQIVTDAIANNSGTLSLTDEKGRRVIVPVDKVAYVEIAEASPRAVGFTVR from the coding sequence GTGGAGGTCAAGATCGGCGTGCAGTACGCGCCGCGCGAGCTGGTTCTGGAGAGCGCGCAGTCACCGGCCGAGATCGAGCAGATCGTGACCGACGCCATCGCCAACAACAGCGGCACACTCTCCCTCACCGACGAGAAGGGCCGGCGGGTGATCGTGCCGGTCGACAAGGTTGCCTACGTCGAGATCGCCGAGGCATCCCCCCGGGCGGTCGGGTTCACCGTCCGCTGA
- a CDS encoding winged helix-turn-helix domain-containing protein, whose protein sequence is MIGAAEPTGVLTMPTAQPSFRRIVDEISEKIRTGELKPGDKLPSTSQLAEMYNVSTGTVYRALSLLHDRELIIGQSGRGTFVAEQPGR, encoded by the coding sequence ATGATCGGAGCTGCCGAACCAACCGGAGTCCTCACCATGCCCACTGCACAACCGTCATTCCGCCGCATCGTTGACGAGATCAGCGAGAAGATCAGGACCGGCGAGCTGAAGCCGGGTGACAAGCTGCCGTCGACCAGCCAGCTTGCCGAGATGTACAACGTCAGCACCGGAACGGTGTACCGCGCCCTGTCGCTCCTGCACGACCGCGAACTCATCATCGGCCAATCCGGCCGAGGCACTTTCGTCGCGGAGCAGCCCGGCCGGTGA
- a CDS encoding SDR family oxidoreductase, with amino-acid sequence MGERVAVVSGGGTGIGAAVARGLAVDGFDVLVVGRREQMLRDCADRISWDIGRPHAVRPVTADLTDPEQLPRVVEAVGERSVDAVVNNAGGYLGGDTGSLAGVAAQWRANLDANVLTAVLLTEALRPALRRPGGRVVLVSSIAAQRGGGGPYSAAKAALHGWAYDLAVRLGPEQITVNVVSPGYVTDTEFFGDRMMPEGHAKRVAATLVGRAGTPDDIAEAVRYLAGPSAGYVTGQVLGVNGGSVLGR; translated from the coding sequence ATGGGCGAGCGGGTGGCAGTGGTCAGTGGAGGCGGGACCGGGATCGGGGCGGCCGTGGCGCGGGGGCTGGCCGTCGACGGGTTCGACGTGCTGGTCGTGGGGCGGCGGGAACAGATGCTCAGGGACTGCGCGGACCGGATCTCGTGGGACATCGGGCGGCCCCACGCCGTTCGCCCGGTGACCGCAGACCTGACTGATCCGGAGCAGCTGCCCCGGGTGGTCGAGGCGGTCGGGGAGCGATCGGTCGACGCGGTCGTCAACAACGCCGGGGGGTACCTCGGCGGGGACACCGGCAGCCTCGCCGGGGTCGCGGCGCAGTGGCGGGCGAACCTGGACGCCAACGTGCTCACCGCCGTCCTGCTGACCGAGGCGCTCCGGCCGGCCCTGCGCCGTCCCGGCGGGCGGGTGGTCCTGGTCAGCTCGATCGCCGCGCAGCGGGGCGGCGGCGGGCCGTACTCGGCGGCGAAGGCCGCGCTGCACGGCTGGGCGTACGACCTGGCCGTGCGGCTCGGTCCGGAACAGATCACGGTCAACGTGGTCAGCCCCGGATACGTCACCGACACCGAGTTCTTCGGTGACCGGATGATGCCGGAGGGACACGCCAAACGGGTGGCGGCCACCCTGGTCGGCCGGGCCGGCACCCCCGACGACATCGCCGAGGCGGTCCGCTACCTGGCCGGCCCCAGCGCCGGTTACGTCACCGGGCAGGTCCTCGGCGTCAACGGCGGCTCGGTCCTCGGCCGCTGA
- a CDS encoding TetR/AcrR family transcriptional regulator yields MTAVGNGAQTAGRPTRLPRSARRKQLLAAAQEVFVAQGYHAAAMDDIAERAGVSKPVLYQHFPGKMELYLALLDTHCDAIVAKVQDAMRGTTDNKERVSASVRAYFDFVDHESEAFRLVFESDLRNDPAVRQRVERVEQGCIAAITDTIISDTGVSRAHAELLASGLVGAAETAAQFWLASGRQVPKAEAEALVAALSWRGIASFPLQGESA; encoded by the coding sequence ATGACCGCTGTGGGGAACGGTGCACAGACCGCCGGCCGGCCCACCCGCCTGCCCCGCTCCGCGCGCCGCAAGCAGCTGCTCGCCGCGGCCCAGGAGGTGTTCGTCGCCCAGGGGTACCACGCGGCGGCGATGGACGACATCGCCGAGCGCGCGGGAGTCTCCAAGCCTGTGCTCTACCAGCACTTCCCCGGCAAGATGGAGCTCTACCTGGCGCTGCTCGACACGCACTGTGACGCCATCGTGGCGAAGGTGCAGGACGCGATGCGCGGCACCACCGACAACAAGGAGCGGGTCAGTGCCTCGGTCCGCGCGTACTTCGACTTCGTGGACCACGAGAGCGAGGCGTTTCGGCTGGTCTTCGAGTCGGACCTGCGCAACGACCCGGCTGTGCGCCAGCGCGTCGAGCGGGTCGAGCAGGGCTGCATCGCGGCGATCACCGACACCATCATCTCGGACACCGGCGTGAGCCGGGCACACGCGGAACTGCTGGCGTCCGGCCTGGTCGGTGCCGCCGAGACCGCCGCCCAGTTCTGGCTGGCCAGCGGCCGACAGGTACCGAAGGCGGAGGCCGAGGCGCTGGTCGCGGCGCTCTCCTGGCGTGGCATCGCGAGCTTCCCGCTGCAAGGTGAGTCAGCCTGA
- a CDS encoding alpha/beta hydrolase has translation MKRATLWPDDLLPDHCVPPPWPGREVRLDGTVTYVRETPATVPGAEPALYVHGLGGSAQNWTDLAGLLAGRLDGQAIDLPGFGRSEPGRRYTISSFAQRVIRWIEHSGRGPVHLFGNSLGGAVSVQLAAVRPDLVRTLTLISPALPFLDVRRSLQGRMLPLLAIPRGERLAAWRLAQRAPEAMAQQVMEACVADLSRISEQRRREALEEIRIRYEATHYAAAYVRTFRGLVSSFLRSYLPGSGSLWRLARAVRAPTLVVGGRHDRLVDVRVAPQTARVIPDSRLMILDGVGHVAQLEVPRLVARAVLALLAETGESAMRPDMAG, from the coding sequence ATGAAGCGCGCCACCCTCTGGCCGGACGACCTGCTTCCCGATCACTGCGTTCCACCCCCCTGGCCCGGCCGGGAGGTACGCCTCGACGGCACCGTCACCTACGTGCGCGAGACCCCGGCGACGGTGCCGGGCGCGGAGCCCGCACTCTACGTACACGGCCTCGGGGGGTCAGCACAGAACTGGACCGACCTGGCCGGCCTGCTCGCCGGCCGGCTGGACGGGCAGGCCATCGACCTGCCCGGCTTCGGCCGCAGCGAGCCGGGCCGTCGTTACACGATCTCCTCGTTCGCGCAGCGGGTGATCCGCTGGATCGAGCACTCGGGGCGCGGCCCGGTGCACCTGTTCGGCAACTCCTTGGGTGGAGCGGTCTCGGTTCAGCTGGCGGCCGTCCGTCCGGACCTGGTCCGGACCCTGACCCTGATCTCGCCCGCCCTGCCGTTCCTCGACGTCCGGCGTTCGTTGCAGGGTCGGATGTTGCCGCTGCTGGCGATCCCCCGGGGCGAGCGGCTGGCTGCCTGGCGGCTGGCGCAACGTGCGCCCGAGGCGATGGCCCAGCAGGTGATGGAGGCGTGCGTCGCCGACCTGAGCCGGATCAGCGAGCAGCGCCGGCGGGAGGCACTGGAGGAGATCCGGATCCGATACGAGGCGACGCACTACGCCGCCGCGTACGTGCGGACGTTTCGGGGGCTGGTCTCCAGCTTCCTTCGGTCTTACCTGCCCGGCTCCGGGTCGCTGTGGCGGCTGGCCCGTGCGGTCCGGGCACCGACGCTGGTAGTCGGTGGGCGGCACGACCGTCTGGTGGACGTGCGGGTCGCACCGCAGACCGCACGGGTGATCCCGGACAGCCGGCTGATGATCCTGGACGGGGTTGGTCACGTCGCCCAGCTGGAGGTGCCGCGCCTGGTCGCCCGCGCCGTCCTGGCCCTGCTAGCCGAAACGGGGGAGAGCGCCATGCGACCCGACATGGCAGGCTGA
- a CDS encoding DEAD/DEAH box helicase, with protein MSQERTAVRERAEAVLRHLAGEHARLRADQWRAIEALAVDRRRVLCVQRTGWGKSAVYFVATALLRTSGEHGPTVIVSPLLALMRNQVESAARAGIRARTINSANLDEWDEITAEIHAGAVDVLLISPERLNNPDFRDTVLPKLAATTGLLVVDEAHCVSDWGHDFRPDYRRLRTFLADLPPGTPVLATTATANARVTQDVAEQLGDALVLRGSLDRESLRLGVVDLPNPAHRLAWLAEHLDELPGSGIVYTLTVAAAGEAADFLRSRGYPVASYTGQAEDADRRAAEQDLLDNKIKALVATSALGMGFDKPDLGFVVHLGAPPSPIAYYQQVGRAGRAVAHAEVLLLPGAEDAAIWRYFASLAFPPEEQVRAVLAALATDRPLSTQALEPLVDLRRTRLELMLKVLDVDGAVRRVRGGWLATGEPWTYDEARLRRVAAARTAEQQAMREYATTPGCRLRYLRECLDDVGAVDCGRCDRCAGPTLTAEVSDATLSAAQTFLGRPGVGIAPKKLWPTGLAAVGVPLNGRIAPAEQALPGRAVGRLSDLGWGNRLRELVGPDAVDGDVPDDVATAVVEVLKAWAHGDDPWPRRPAGVVVVGSRRRPRLVGSLAERIATVGRLPLLGTVAVSAAGGPRGNSAQRVRALHGAVTVPPELADALAGLAGPVLLVDDLVDSGWTITTVARELRLAGAPEVLPLALAVAG; from the coding sequence ATGAGCCAGGAACGGACGGCGGTACGTGAGCGGGCCGAGGCGGTGCTGCGGCACCTGGCCGGGGAACACGCCCGGCTCCGTGCGGACCAGTGGCGGGCGATCGAGGCGCTGGCGGTCGACCGGCGGCGGGTGCTCTGCGTCCAGCGCACCGGGTGGGGGAAGTCGGCGGTCTACTTCGTGGCCACCGCGCTGCTGCGGACCAGCGGCGAGCACGGCCCGACGGTGATCGTGTCGCCGCTGCTGGCGCTGATGCGAAACCAGGTCGAATCCGCCGCGCGGGCCGGCATCAGGGCGCGGACCATCAACTCCGCCAACCTCGACGAGTGGGACGAGATCACCGCCGAGATCCACGCCGGCGCCGTCGACGTCCTCCTGATCAGCCCGGAACGGCTCAACAACCCGGACTTCCGGGACACGGTGCTGCCGAAACTGGCGGCCACCACCGGGCTGCTGGTGGTGGACGAGGCGCACTGCGTCTCCGACTGGGGCCACGACTTCCGGCCCGACTACCGCCGGCTGCGGACGTTCCTCGCCGACCTGCCGCCGGGGACGCCCGTGCTCGCCACCACGGCCACCGCGAACGCCCGGGTCACCCAGGACGTGGCCGAGCAGCTCGGCGACGCACTCGTGCTGCGTGGCAGCCTGGACCGGGAGTCGCTGCGGCTCGGCGTGGTCGACCTGCCCAACCCGGCGCACCGGCTGGCCTGGCTCGCCGAGCACCTCGACGAGTTGCCCGGCTCAGGAATCGTCTACACGCTGACCGTGGCGGCGGCGGGGGAGGCCGCCGATTTCCTCCGCTCCCGGGGCTACCCGGTCGCCTCCTACACCGGGCAGGCCGAGGACGCGGACCGGCGCGCCGCCGAGCAGGATCTCCTCGACAACAAGATCAAGGCGCTGGTGGCTACCAGCGCGCTGGGCATGGGCTTCGACAAGCCGGATCTCGGCTTCGTGGTGCACCTCGGCGCACCGCCCTCGCCCATCGCGTACTACCAGCAGGTCGGCCGGGCCGGCCGGGCCGTCGCGCACGCCGAGGTGCTGCTGCTGCCCGGTGCCGAGGACGCGGCCATCTGGCGCTACTTCGCCTCGCTCGCGTTCCCGCCCGAGGAACAGGTGCGCGCGGTGCTCGCCGCCCTGGCCACCGACCGGCCGCTGTCCACCCAGGCCCTGGAGCCGCTCGTCGACCTGCGCCGAACCCGGCTGGAGCTGATGCTCAAGGTGCTGGACGTGGACGGCGCGGTCCGTCGGGTGCGCGGTGGCTGGCTCGCCACCGGCGAGCCGTGGACCTACGACGAGGCCCGGCTTCGGCGGGTCGCCGCCGCCCGCACCGCCGAGCAACAGGCGATGCGGGAGTACGCGACGACTCCCGGTTGCCGCCTGCGCTACCTGCGTGAGTGCCTGGACGACGTCGGGGCGGTCGACTGCGGGCGGTGCGACCGGTGCGCCGGCCCGACCCTCACCGCCGAGGTCTCCGATGCCACGCTGAGCGCCGCGCAGACCTTCCTCGGTCGCCCCGGCGTCGGGATCGCGCCGAAGAAGCTCTGGCCGACCGGCCTGGCCGCGGTCGGCGTACCGCTCAACGGGCGCATCGCCCCGGCCGAGCAGGCGTTGCCCGGCAGGGCGGTCGGGCGCCTGTCCGACCTCGGCTGGGGCAACCGGCTGCGGGAGTTGGTCGGGCCGGACGCGGTGGACGGGGACGTGCCGGACGACGTGGCCACCGCCGTGGTGGAGGTGCTCAAGGCGTGGGCGCACGGCGACGATCCCTGGCCGCGCCGGCCGGCGGGGGTGGTCGTGGTGGGCTCGCGCCGCCGACCCCGGCTGGTCGGCTCGCTCGCCGAGCGGATCGCCACGGTGGGCCGGCTGCCGCTGCTCGGCACCGTCGCCGTGAGCGCCGCCGGCGGCCCGCGGGGCAACAGCGCCCAGCGGGTACGCGCCCTGCACGGCGCGGTCACCGTGCCGCCGGAGCTGGCCGACGCCCTGGCCGGGCTGGCCGGGCCGGTGCTGCTCGTCGACGACCTGGTCGACTCGGGCTGGACGATCACCACGGTCGCCCGGGAACTGCGACTCGCCGGGGCACCCGAGGTGCTCCCGCTGGCCCTGGCCGTTGCGGGCTGA
- a CDS encoding SAM-dependent methyltransferase, giving the protein MPEALDAALAEVRALLLDPSLTRAVAAGRRRGQRPTVLRAELRPVTLKAGPRLQIATSDGSRPYTRNVSPGSDADAAVDALLAEPFGNWHVETVRTTLQLRVTKSGQAQIHRAPAARPTVEPAGHDRAKEYLLDPGDPIFVEIGGSAAKRRQVDAFLRALAATLPDDAAGPLRVVDLGCGNAYLTFAAYRWLTQLGLDVHLVGVDVREDQRQRNTELARRLGWADRVRFVAGTITDAVVEPAPDLVLALHACDTATDEALARALRWESRWVLAAPCCHHDIAAQLRSQPTPAPYGLLTRQGILRERFADVLTDSLRAGLLRLHGYRAEVVEFVDSRHTPRNLLIRARRGGAPPADTQRAEYRALVEQWGVTPRLAALLAEPAAAHIDSTDRAAG; this is encoded by the coding sequence ATGCCGGAAGCCCTGGATGCCGCTCTCGCCGAGGTGCGCGCGCTGCTGCTCGACCCCTCCCTGACCCGCGCGGTCGCCGCCGGCCGCCGGCGCGGGCAGCGTCCCACGGTGCTCCGGGCGGAGCTTCGGCCGGTCACCCTCAAAGCCGGCCCCCGCCTCCAGATCGCCACCTCCGACGGCAGCCGGCCGTACACCCGCAACGTGTCACCCGGCTCGGACGCCGACGCGGCGGTGGACGCGCTGCTGGCCGAGCCGTTCGGCAACTGGCACGTGGAGACCGTGCGGACGACCCTGCAACTGCGGGTCACGAAGTCCGGGCAGGCGCAGATACACCGGGCCCCGGCGGCGCGTCCCACGGTCGAACCGGCCGGCCACGACCGGGCGAAGGAGTACCTGCTCGACCCTGGTGACCCGATCTTCGTCGAGATCGGCGGGTCGGCGGCGAAGCGGCGACAGGTGGACGCCTTCCTGCGGGCGCTCGCCGCCACCCTGCCCGACGACGCGGCCGGCCCGCTGCGGGTGGTCGACCTGGGCTGCGGCAACGCGTACCTGACCTTCGCCGCCTACCGGTGGCTGACCCAGCTGGGCCTCGACGTCCACCTGGTCGGCGTGGACGTCCGCGAGGACCAGCGGCAGCGCAACACCGAGCTGGCCCGCCGGCTGGGCTGGGCCGACCGGGTACGGTTCGTGGCCGGCACCATCACCGACGCCGTCGTCGAGCCCGCCCCCGACCTGGTTCTGGCGCTGCACGCGTGCGACACCGCCACCGACGAGGCGCTGGCGCGAGCGCTGCGGTGGGAGTCCCGCTGGGTGCTCGCGGCACCGTGTTGCCACCACGACATCGCGGCGCAGTTGCGCTCCCAGCCGACGCCGGCGCCGTACGGCCTGCTGACCCGCCAGGGCATCCTTCGCGAGCGCTTCGCGGACGTGCTCACCGACTCGCTGCGGGCCGGGCTGCTTCGGCTACACGGCTACCGGGCCGAGGTGGTCGAGTTCGTCGACTCGCGGCACACCCCGCGGAACCTGCTCATCCGGGCCCGGCGGGGTGGTGCGCCGCCGGCCGACACCCAGCGGGCGGAGTACCGCGCGCTGGTGGAGCAGTGGGGGGTCACTCCGCGGCTGGCGGCGCTCCTCGCCGAGCCCGCCGCCGCCCACATTGACAGCACCGACCGAGCGGCTGGCTGA
- a CDS encoding DEAD/DEAH box helicase, giving the protein MSELTQNLMDGRELAATAPVRPEAPTFAELGARQETTDALAAAGITRAFAIQEYALPIALRGTDLIGQAPTGTGKTLGFGIPLLERVFAPAEGGDGQPQALVVVPTRELGIQVARDLQAAGSTRGVRVLPIYGGVAYEPQTEALGKGAEILVGTPGRLLDLAKQKHLRLDRVHALVLDEADRMLDLGFLDDVERILAMLPEDRQTMLFSATMPDPIVTLSRRFLRHPITIHAGHTAETGPNPQTRQLVYRTHSLNKIEIVARILQAEGRGLTMVFTRTKRAADRVAEDLDFRGFAVAAVHGDLGQGARERALRAFRAGKIDTLVATDVAARGIDVSGVTHVINYDCPEDQDTYTHRIGRTGRAGASGVAVTFVDWDDMPRWRIIDKTLGLDLPEPPETYHTSPHLYTDLDISTEITGTLPTAERTRAGLAAEAEEDLGGRSRRGDGRSSRRGEGRGRRRARGGDPAAGSATEAATDTEKRTPRRRRRRRGGEVVAGEPAATSSTEGGAGAPSASAEGAPAPKPRRRRRRRAGGGSGEGTPAAATAD; this is encoded by the coding sequence ATGAGCGAACTGACCCAGAATCTCATGGACGGCCGTGAACTGGCCGCCACCGCCCCGGTACGACCGGAGGCTCCCACGTTCGCCGAGCTGGGCGCGCGTCAGGAGACCACTGACGCGCTGGCCGCGGCCGGCATCACCCGCGCCTTCGCCATCCAGGAGTACGCGCTGCCGATCGCGCTGCGCGGCACCGACCTGATCGGCCAGGCGCCCACCGGCACCGGCAAGACGCTCGGTTTCGGCATCCCGCTGTTGGAGCGGGTCTTCGCCCCGGCCGAGGGGGGCGACGGCCAACCACAGGCACTCGTCGTTGTCCCCACCCGTGAGCTGGGCATCCAGGTCGCCAGGGACCTCCAGGCGGCTGGCAGCACCCGAGGCGTGCGCGTGCTGCCGATCTACGGCGGCGTCGCGTACGAGCCACAGACCGAGGCGCTCGGCAAGGGCGCCGAAATCCTGGTCGGCACCCCCGGCCGGCTGCTCGACCTGGCCAAGCAGAAGCACCTGCGGCTGGACCGGGTGCACGCGCTCGTCCTCGACGAGGCCGACCGCATGCTCGACCTGGGCTTCCTCGATGACGTCGAGAGGATCCTGGCGATGCTGCCGGAGGACCGGCAGACCATGCTCTTCTCGGCCACCATGCCGGACCCGATCGTCACGCTGTCGAGGCGTTTCCTGCGGCACCCGATCACGATCCACGCCGGGCACACCGCCGAGACCGGCCCGAACCCGCAGACCCGGCAGTTGGTCTACCGCACCCACTCGCTCAACAAGATCGAGATCGTGGCGCGGATCCTGCAAGCCGAGGGCCGCGGGCTGACCATGGTCTTCACCCGGACGAAGCGGGCCGCCGACCGGGTCGCGGAGGATCTGGACTTCCGCGGCTTCGCCGTGGCCGCCGTCCACGGCGACCTCGGGCAGGGCGCCCGCGAGCGGGCGCTGCGGGCGTTCCGCGCCGGCAAGATTGACACTCTGGTCGCCACCGACGTCGCGGCACGCGGCATCGACGTCTCCGGCGTCACCCACGTCATCAACTACGACTGCCCCGAGGACCAGGACACCTACACCCACCGGATCGGCCGTACCGGCCGGGCCGGGGCAAGCGGTGTCGCGGTGACCTTCGTCGACTGGGACGACATGCCGCGCTGGCGGATCATCGACAAGACGCTTGGTCTGGACCTGCCGGAGCCGCCGGAGACATACCACACGTCGCCGCATCTCTACACCGACCTGGACATCTCCACCGAGATCACCGGAACCCTGCCGACCGCCGAGCGGACCCGCGCCGGTCTCGCGGCCGAGGCCGAGGAAGATCTCGGTGGCCGGTCCCGCCGCGGTGACGGCCGGAGCTCGCGGCGCGGCGAGGGCCGGGGCCGCCGTCGCGCTCGGGGCGGTGACCCGGCCGCCGGGTCGGCCACCGAGGCGGCGACCGACACCGAGAAGCGCACGCCGCGCCGCCGCCGGCGCCGTCGGGGTGGCGAGGTGGTCGCGGGCGAACCGGCCGCGACGAGTTCCACCGAGGGTGGCGCCGGGGCGCCCTCCGCGTCCGCCGAGGGCGCCCCGGCACCGAAGCCGCGCCGCCGGCGGCGCCGTCGCGCCGGCGGTGGTTCCGGCGAAGGTACGCCGGCCGCGGCGACCGCCGACTGA